A region from the Variovorax sp. RKNM96 genome encodes:
- a CDS encoding glutaredoxin domain-containing protein, whose product MPRPVLEEARIHPAIRTKVAESRQTIVREVMAAVAANDVVVVGMGINPHPKKARQALDAIRQPYKYLEYGNYLSQWRDRNALKMWTGWPTFPMVFVKGTLVGGAADLQKLIDGGELKSLLS is encoded by the coding sequence ATGCCCCGTCCCGTTCTCGAAGAAGCCCGCATCCACCCCGCCATCCGCACCAAGGTGGCCGAGAGCCGCCAGACCATCGTCCGCGAGGTCATGGCCGCGGTCGCGGCCAACGATGTGGTTGTGGTGGGGATGGGCATCAACCCGCATCCGAAGAAGGCTCGGCAAGCGCTCGATGCGATCAGGCAACCGTACAAGTACCTCGAATACGGCAACTACCTGAGCCAATGGCGCGACCGCAACGCGCTCAAGATGTGGACCGGGTGGCCGACGTTTCCGATGGTGTTCGTGAAGGGCACGCTGGTGGGAGGTGCTGCGGATCTGCAGAAGCTCATCGACGGTGGCGAGCTGAAAAGTCTTCTGAGCTGA
- a CDS encoding Atu4866 domain-containing protein, whose translation MTTATRSGALAALSLSFAMASTSAQAQSSPTASTDQNRYVGMWVTKDGYIRHELLPGGRYDEARGKRESAYQGRYTLTGDHIDYVDDTGFTADGDFREGVLYHAGMVLYREGAVRR comes from the coding sequence ATGACCACAGCCACCCGCAGCGGCGCACTCGCCGCCCTCTCGCTGTCCTTCGCGATGGCGTCCACGTCCGCCCAAGCGCAGTCCTCCCCGACCGCATCGACCGACCAGAACCGCTACGTCGGCATGTGGGTCACCAAGGACGGCTACATCCGCCACGAGTTACTACCCGGTGGCCGTTACGACGAAGCACGCGGCAAGCGCGAGAGCGCCTACCAGGGCCGCTACACGCTCACCGGGGACCACATCGACTACGTGGACGACACCGGCTTCACTGCCGATGGCGACTTCCGCGAAGGCGTGCTGTACCACGCGGGCATGGTGCTCTATCGCGAAGGTGCGGTGCGACGTTGA
- a CDS encoding YbaN family protein: protein MLARVLLYCFAVLCLILGLIGVVLPGMPTTVFILMAAWAAARSSPRLHAWLRNHRIFGPLLRNWENGRTVSRRAKWSATITMAACAVILSFTAHRVWMAVLAIGCMAVVLTWLWSRPLPPSPPQ, encoded by the coding sequence ATGCTTGCACGCGTGTTGCTGTACTGCTTCGCCGTGCTGTGCCTGATCCTCGGGCTCATCGGCGTCGTGCTGCCCGGCATGCCGACGACGGTGTTCATCCTGATGGCCGCATGGGCCGCCGCGCGCAGCTCGCCGCGCCTGCACGCGTGGCTGCGCAATCACCGCATCTTCGGCCCGCTGCTGCGCAACTGGGAGAACGGCCGTACCGTGAGCCGCCGCGCCAAATGGAGCGCGACCATCACGATGGCTGCCTGCGCCGTCATCCTGTCGTTCACGGCCCATCGCGTGTGGATGGCCGTGTTGGCCATCGGCTGCATGGCGGTGGTGCTGACGTGGCTCTGGTCGAGGCCTCTGCCGCCATCCCCGCCGCAGTGA